Genomic window (Halococcus agarilyticus):
CACCCAGTCAGCTCCGCTGCGCCTGCCACGACGCCATCGGGGCGAAGTCGAAGTCGGTGTCACGGGTGTCGAACCGATCGAGCCGGTGGGGGTCGCGCGGGAAGGGACACGCCTCGTCCGTGAGGAACGATCTGACGGCGGCACCGATGCTCTTGGTCGCCATCACCCCGGCCCCGTGAAAGCCCGCAGCGACCGCCAGGCCGTCGGGCCCCTCGTCGGGCGCGTCGACGATCGGCCTGGCGTCCGGCGTCGTGCAGTCGGCCATCGGACAGACTTCCCAGCGAACGACGTCGTCCGCGGGGTCGACGTGCGCGAGCAGTTCCGGAAGGTCCTCGTTCAGCAACCGTTCTAGCCGGGGACCGATCTGCTCGTGATCCTCGCCGCGAACACCCGAGGGCTCCGCCTCCTGCGCCCCCTCCGCACCGTTGCGGGTGCTGCTGTGGGGCCCTCGATCGAGCGCCTCGTCGCCGTAGTAGTGTTCGATACCGACGATCAGGTGATCGTCCCGCGTGGGTCGCCAGTAGCATTGCTCCTGCCAGTCGCCACCCATTGGGTACTCGTCCGGCAGTTCGACGTCGAGATAGGCGACGTTCCAGACGAACTTCCTGATGGGGAGCGGGAGCACGTCCGCGAGCAGGGGTCGCGTTCCCGATCCCGCCGCGACGACGACCGACTCGGCGTCGACCCGTTGGTACTCCGTCTCGACGCCCACTGCGGCTCCGTTCTCGACGCACACCGACTCGACCAGCGTGTCCGGCCGAAACTCGACGCCACGTTCCACGCACAGGCGCTGCAGCGTCGACAGCCACTCGTCGATGTCGAAGTAGCCGGTGTACTCGTCCCAGACGAGCACCTTCTCGTACGGCGAGTCGTCGTCGAACGTCTCGTTCCACCGATCGTACTCGCCCGGCTCGCGCAGCGTGACCCACTCCCGCTCGGCGACCGTCTCGGCCCGCTCGATTTCGCCGGTGCGGACGCCCCGGACGAACTCGCGCTCCGTGTACTCGAAGACGCCCGTTCCGTCCATCTCCTCGAAGAACTCGACGGCGTGACGGGCCCACTCCGGCTGCTCGGGGTAGTCGACGGGCGTCGTGATGACGCCGGAGGCGCGGCTCGACGTCCCGTTGCCGATACGATCGCCGTCGACCACCAGCACGTCGTGATCGGGTGCCAAGTGCCACGCGGAAGACAGACCCGCGACACCGGATCCGACGATGACGACATCGAACTCGGACATTGCGGTTGGTACGCACACCCGCACTCACTAAACGCTATCGGGCACGGCAAACGGCAGGACGGCCGGTCTCGCCAGCGAAACGCAGTTCTACCGAAGGAATCGACGAGGAACAGCCGATTGTAAGCAGGATCGTCGTGGCGACCGCTCGTTTCGGGCTCGCCGTCACTCGCTGCGGCCGCAGGCGCTGACACGCCGATCCTGACGACCGAAAGCTACTAACGAGCGGTGTGCGAACCTCCACCGATGTCCGAGCAGCTACAGCGGCTCTTCAACCCGGAGTCCGTCGCGGTCGTCGGTGCGTCGACGAACCCCGAAAAGCGCGGCTACCGGACGATCGAGGACCTCGACGAGTGGGGGTACGATGGCGAGGTCTACCCCGTGAACCCACGGTACGACGAGATCCGCGGCCACGAGACCTACGCGTCGGTCGCCGACGTTCCTGGGGGCGTTGACCTCGTGTTCGTCGCCATCCCCGCCCCGTACGTCCCCAAAGTCATCCGCGAGAGCGGCGCGGCGGGCGCGGCTGGCGCGGTCGTCAACACCGCCGGGTTCGACGAGGTTGGCGAGGACGACCTCGCCGCCGATCTCGCGGCGGCGGCGCGGGAAGCGGGCGTCCGGATCGTGGGCCCGAACATCCAGGGGATCGACGCGGTCCACCAGCAGCTCCACCTCCTCGGGAGCTATCGGACGACGCCCGGCGGGCTCGGGCTGCTGACCCAGAGCGGCAACATGGGCGTCGATCTGTCCGTCGA
Coding sequences:
- a CDS encoding NAD(P)/FAD-dependent oxidoreductase, producing MSEFDVVIVGSGVAGLSSAWHLAPDHDVLVVDGDRIGNGTSSRASGVITTPVDYPEQPEWARHAVEFFEEMDGTGVFEYTEREFVRGVRTGEIERAETVAEREWVTLREPGEYDRWNETFDDDSPYEKVLVWDEYTGYFDIDEWLSTLQRLCVERGVEFRPDTLVESVCVENGAAVGVETEYQRVDAESVVVAAGSGTRPLLADVLPLPIRKFVWNVAYLDVELPDEYPMGGDWQEQCYWRPTRDDHLIVGIEHYYGDEALDRGPHSSTRNGAEGAQEAEPSGVRGEDHEQIGPRLERLLNEDLPELLAHVDPADDVVRWEVCPMADCTTPDARPIVDAPDEGPDGLAVAAGFHGAGVMATKSIGAAVRSFLTDEACPFPRDPHRLDRFDTRDTDFDFAPMASWQAQRS